One window of the Rosa rugosa chromosome 3, drRosRugo1.1, whole genome shotgun sequence genome contains the following:
- the LOC133736819 gene encoding uncharacterized protein LOC133736819 isoform X3, protein MSNKMEEGQVYDITNFYNRKPISKYKVADHVVELCFNALTKFEPVMDAFPPIPEHSFNFLHFDNLEDQMKTQTVLKDVYGCIKSLIPEHQVTVKDTGKLVSKCEIFIENLRREDIRITFWGDIAREFDMERVKQLSPPVLAVFTGLRLTKFQERVTAATTGHTCIIINPDIPIANEYKAEFSKAGDKVKILPVPFKRPTAEEMKDRTTKSVFELNTLDPDIYMNKTVCSTASILRFPVHNGWWYRGCSKCSQQLKQREDTSELICPKHDVQIAVPCYKVYVTIRDDNNQATLILMGRQAEQLFGINCQDLVNKRLYPTEQTLPEEIKKTIDETYLFEITVNQYRELMVTNIFPSKQSFGSMVEQTPTTVTPEWLPTERKRDIEASGKALCIVESEKKAKNEKETKRGAIISASSVSSSASIEQLQKEKAD, encoded by the exons ATGTCCAACAAAATGGAAGAAGGACAGGTGTATGACATTACCAATTTCTATAACCGAAAACCTATATCAAAATATAAAGTTGCTGATCACGTGGTAGAACTGTGTTTCAATGCCTTAACAAAGTTTGAGCCTGTAATGGATGCATTCCCTCCAATCCCAGAACATTCATTTAACTTCCTTCATTTTGACAACTTGGAGGACCAGATGAAGACTCAGACAGTACTTAAGG ATGTTTATGGCTGTATCAAATCACTCATACCAGAACATCAAGTTACTGTTAAAGACACTGGAAAATTGGTATCAAAATGTGAAATCTTTATAGAAAATTTGAG GAGGGAGGATATCAGAATTACCTTCTGGGGTGACATAGCTAGAGAGTTTGATATGGAAAGAGTTAAACAGTTATCCCCACCAGTGCTCGCTGTATTCACGGGTTTAAGGTTGACCAAATTCCAAG AACGGGTAacagcagcaacaacaggccATACATGCATCATCATCAATCCAGATATTCCAATAGCAAATGAATACAAAGCCGA GTTCTCGAAAGCAGGCGACAAAGTGAAAATACTTCCTGTACCTTTCAAACGGCCAACAGCAGAAGAGATGAAAGACAGAACAACAAAGTCGGTCTTTGAATTAAACACATTGGATCCAGATATATACATG AATAAAACAGTGTGTTCCACTGCTTCGATCCTCCGGTTTCCAGTTCACAATGGTTGGTGGTATAGAGGCTGTTCAAAGTGTTCTCAACAACTGAAGCAAAGAGAAGACACCAGTGAATTAATTTGTCCTAAACATGATGTGCAAATAGCTGTGCCATG TTACAAAGTTTATGTCACCATTCGAGATGATAATAATCAAGCAACACTCATTCTGATGGGGAGACAGGCAGAGCAGCTGTTTGGCATCAATTGTCAAGATCTGGTTAACAAAAGACTGTATCCAACAGAGCAGACACTACCAGAAGAGATTAAGAAGACAATTGATGAAACCTATCTCTTTGAAATCACAGTCAATCAATACCGCGAGCTGATGGTCACAAACATTTTCCCAAGTAAGCAATCCTTCGGATCAATGGTGGAACAAACCCCAACCACTGTAACACCGGAGTGGCTTCCAACTGAAAGAAAAAGAGACATTGAAGCAAGTGGAAAAGCTTTGTGCATCGTGGAGTCTGAGAAAAAAGCCAAGAA TGAGAAGGAGACCAAGCGTGGAGCAATAATATCGGCATCATCAGTGTCATCATCAGCAAGCATAGAACAACTTCAGAAAGAAAAGGCAGACTGA
- the LOC133736818 gene encoding uncharacterized protein LOC133736818 — MLKKPPSRNQRTKGIRVKHILQIALLLGVCFWLIYQLKHSYDKKAALAENDRKTSIRTQTESELLKLGRKDLPNLDVTAHVKRDEDEEEEALREEEEKHEVEDEKHEAEEREEEDPKHEVEEIEEEGQKHEGEEQEEEENKNEDPEDEGKGAGDEEIDENDLDAQEGGDDRNENLVDEEKEREDGGDEKDGARNEDEEREDREENENSSDDQDNEGSDTNAHEAREEHYKGDDASSAVTHDTQVISTETEKVSSNETSETSEDEDGNQHNMRLVHGATSENGTSSVPASEEKLEGNSSNPVANSLLDANVKVQSSELPEAENNSTIVSSEVSNNLAEVNQETSPQNKTETISESAQSQNAAVDGMVTRESSTGQTVVVEQTNNTISVNDQLDSNATVSSHEVETNVSEKTLISNGTAAVEDSSRSSTIKETTDATENEESANDDATMNDESNDQDATKTEESNDTSEDGREGEGSDSTNRTEDAVQDDPIDSSDSHISEDEKEARTDLDTLPEIQTEGDENGEIAAE; from the coding sequence ATGTTGAAGAAGCCGCCAAGTAGGAACCAGAGAACCAAAGGAATCAGGGTGAAGCATATATTGCAGATTGCATTGCTGCTTGGGGTATGCTTTTGGTTGATATATCAGCTCAAGCATTCCTATGATAAGAAGGCAGCATTGGCTGAGAATGATCGAAAAACCTCGATCAGAACCCAAACGGAAAGTGAGCTTCTGAAACTTGGGAGGAAAGACCTTCCAAACTTGGATGTGACAGCACATGTGAAACGAGATGaagatgaggaggaagaagctctaagagaggaagaagagaaacaTGAGGTAGAAGATGAGAAACATGAAGCAGAAGAGCGAGAAGAAGAGGATCCGAAGCATGAGGTAGAAGAGATCGAAGAAGAGGGTCAGAAGCATGAGGGAGAAGAGCAAGAGGAGGAGGAAAACAAGAATGAAGATCCCGAAGATGAAGGAAAAGGAGCAGGAGATGAAGAGATAGATGAAAATGATTTGGATGCACAAGAAGGGGGAGATGATCGTAATGAGAACCTTGTAgatgaagagaaagaaagagaagatggGGGTGATGAGAAGGATGGTGCCAGGAATGAGGATGAAGAAAGAGAAGACCGAGAAGAAAATGAGAATTCATCGGACGATCAAGATAATGAAGGAAGTGATACGAATGCTCATGAGGCACGAGAGGAACATTATAAGGGGGATGATGCTTCTAGTGCAGTGACCCATGATACCCAAGTTATAAGCACTGAAACTGAGAAAGTAAGTTCAAATGAAACCTCTGAAACCAGTGAGGATGAAGATGGAAACCAACACAATATGAGATTGGTGCATGGTGCAACATCTGAAAATGGCACTTCAAGTGTACCTGCAAGTGAAGAGAAACTTGAAGGGAATTCGTCCAATCCTGTTGCAAACTCACTTTTAGATGCAAATGTGAAAGTACAATCTAGTGAACTGCCAGAAGCAGAAAATAACTCAACAATTGTGAGTTCAGAAGTAAGCAACAACTTAGCTGAAGTCAACCAAGAAACTAGTCCGCAGAATAAAACTGAAACTATATCTGAGTCAGCTCAGTCTCAGAATGCAGCAGTGGATGGTATGGTTACTAGAGAAAGCAGCACAGGACAAACTGTGGTTGTGGAACAGACTAATAACACAATATCTGTGAATGATCAATTGGATTCTAATGCAACAGTTTCTAGTCATGAGGTAGAGACTAATGTGTCAGAAAAGACCTTAATATCTAATGGTACAGCTGCAGTGGAGGATAGCTCCAGATCTTCAACAATAAAGGAGACTACGGATGCCACTGAGAATGAAGAGTCGGCAAATGACGATGCCACTATGAATGATGAGTCAAATGATCAAGATGCTACTAAGACTGAAGAATCGAATGATACAAGTGAAGATGGTAGGGAAGGTGAAGGTTCAGACTCCACAAATAGGACGGAGGATGCAGTTCAGGATGACCCCATTGATTCTTCTGATTCGCATATTTCCGAAGATGAGAAAGAGGCTCGGACAGATTTAGATACATTGCCAGAGATACAAACAGAGGGGGATGAGAATGGAGAGATTGCAGCAGAATGA